The proteins below come from a single Miscanthus floridulus cultivar M001 chromosome 1, ASM1932011v1, whole genome shotgun sequence genomic window:
- the LOC136457883 gene encoding uncharacterized protein produces MDRSWIYGTQFTPAYVKGVEEFMKFVSERYPEDSHILCPCSKCLNQSLRPQDDVNDHIHIYGMSAAYTRWIHHGESADTVVVENLEQEVEGSDHDFGIHVDVANDDYDEDHGVPEMIGDLYAMAEADGEQPRFARVLEDAKKSLSLGSSHSKFSFLVRMLYIKSRYRIGNTSFSTMLKLLSSGYPQSELPKSYDEAKKYLGELGLGFENIHVCKNNCVLFWKRYYKENVCLVCKASRWQDETGNKRVPHKVLRHFPLLPRLKRIFASKRTSEETQWHKKTRTPIDNVMSHLADGEAWKEIDTREPTFADDSRNLRLALATNGFNPFGNMSTQYGPKSTGKDFDLFLEPLIEELLDLWKGGKTKDTTNARLDLHDMGIRPELHLQQHGNSVTAPPAPYVLGKDQKIKFCKFLKGIKFPDGYVANLARYISEDGSKVQGKLKTHSCHILLQRIIPAGLRGLVRKDVYEAVAELGTFFRELCSRNLRIDVVKRLKEEIPLILCKLEKIFPPAFFDVMVHLAVHLPDEALLRGPIQYGWMYPIERRLGTLKNFVRNRARPEGSIAEAYMASETLTFCSRYMEDIDNRFNHDDGSDGEMSLPDDISIFKHGVTLVGSNRSQYIDDVDLNK; encoded by the exons ATGGATAGAAGCTGGAtttatgggacacaattcacacctgcatatgtgaaaggagttgaagagttcatgaaatttgttagtgAAAGATACCCCGAAGACAGCCACATACTTTGTCCATGCAGCAAATGTCTTAATCAAAGTTTACGGCCTCAGGATGATGTAAATGACCATATACACATTTATGGAATGTCAGCTGCATACACCagatggattcatcatggggagtCGGCAGATACTGTAGTAGTTGAAAATTTGGAGCAGGAGGTCGAAGGAAGTGATCATGACTTTGGGATACATGTGGATGTGGCcaatgatgattatgatgaggatCACGGAGTACCAGAGATGATAGGAGATCTGTATGCTATGGCAGAGGCTGATGGAGAACAACCAAGGTTTGCAAGAGTCCTTGAAGATGCGAAGAAGTCACTTAGCTTGGGATCTAGCCAttcaaaattctcttttctagTGAGGATGTTGTATATCAAGTCTCGTTATCGAATTGGCAATACATCATTTTCCACAATGCTGAAGTTGTTGTCATCAGGATACCCTCAGAGTGAGTTGCCAAAATCATATGATGAGGCCAAGAAATATCTTGGAGAACTGGGCCTTGGTTTCGAAAAcatccatgtgtgcaagaacaatTGTGTGTTGTTCTGGAAGAGGTATTATAAAGAGAATGTGTGCCTAGTATGCAAGGCGTCTAGATGGCAAGATGAAACTGGGAACAAGCGGGTTCCACACAAGGTATTGAGACATTTTCCACTTTTGCCAAGGTTGAAAAGAATTTTTGCTTCAAAGCGCACTTCTGAGGAAACACAATGGCATAAGAAAACGAGGACGCCAATCGACAATGTAATGAGCCATCTAGCTGATGGAGAAGCATGGAAGGAGATCGACACGAGGGAACCAACCTTTGCAGATGATTCGAGGAACCTGAGGCTTGCCTTAGCTACCAATggattcaatccatttggcaacatGAGTACGCAGTACG GTCCAAAATCTACAGGAAAGGATTTTGATTTGTTCCTTGAGCCCCTAATTGAAGAACTGCTCGATCTATGGAAGGGT GGCAAGACCAAGGACACAACCaatgctaggctagatttgcatgatatggGCATAAGACCTGAATTGCACTTACAGCAGCATGGCAACTCAGtcactgctccacctgctccatatGTCTTGGGGAAGGATCAGAAAATCAAGTTCTGCAAGTTTCTCAAAGGTATCAAGTTTCCTGATGGATATGTGGCTAACctagcaagatacataagtgaAGATGGTTCGAAGGTGCAGGGAAAGCTGAAAACACATTCTTGCCACATACTCCTGCAAAGAATCATACCTGCTGGCCTAAGAGGACTGGTGAGGAAGGATGTATATGAAGCAGTTGCAGAGCTCGGGACCTTCTTTAGGGAACTATGCAGTAGAAATCTAAGGATTGATGTTGTCAAACGGCTAAAAGAAGAAATTCCATTGATCCtatgcaagcttgagaaaatCTTTCCACCTGCCTTCTTTGATGTCATGGTGCACTTGGCTGTCCATCTTCCTGATGAGGCACTGCTAAGAGGACCTATTCAgtatggatggatgtacccaatagaaaGGCGGCTAGGCACTTTGAAGAATTTTGTAAGGAACAGGGCTAGGCCAGAAGGATCAATTGCTGAGGCATATATGGCAAGTGAAACCTTGACTTTTTGTTCTAGGTATATGGAGGATATTGACAATAGATTTAACCATGATGATGGTAGTGATGGAGAGATGTCATTGCCTGATGACATCTCTATTTTTAAGCATGGTGTTACTCTTGTTGGATCTAATAGGAGCCAGTACATTGATGATGTTGACCTCAATAAGTAG